The sequence TCTTGCGAAGCGATCTCGGCATCAACGATTCCAGCTCTTCGAACGATGCGATCTCGACCGGCAGCTGGACTCTTGGTGGTCGGTCAGGTGCCTCAGGGGCGGTCCTGGGGTTTCCCGCCGATTCGTTTCCATGCTTCAGATGACGGAATCGTCTTCACTCATCCACTGTGGATGTCGTCGATCCGGCTGCGGATTTCATCGGACCAAGCATCGCGAACCTTGGACGGTTCGTCGTCACGAAGCCCATCCAGGCTCGCAAGGATCGCATTGGCAACCATCGCACGATCAGGCGGAGCAAGTTGTATCCGGAGCAAGTTGCAGCGCCGATGCGATGAGTGGTGTGTGGATTCGGACTTGAGTGGATCCCTAGTGCCTCCGGAACGATTTGATCTGGCGTGAAGCTTGCCGGCGATGGAAACTGCTTGTCTTTCGCATCTTCACGGAGTGGGATATGTCAGGCAAGGCGG is a genomic window of Rhodopirellula bahusiensis containing:
- a CDS encoding addiction module protein, which translates into the protein MLRIQLAPPDRAMVANAILASLDGLRDDEPSKVRDAWSDEIRSRIDDIHSG